In one window of Calditrichota bacterium DNA:
- a CDS encoding DNA-directed RNA polymerase subunit omega: MVETLPLGEIKKRTNNIYELVVALAKRARQINEERRARLHMEINTNDEFEDLEDALNLRPLEGHVFERKIKPTRQAIEEFFQGKLEIKYPENNVNSE, encoded by the coding sequence ATGGTTGAAACACTGCCATTGGGCGAAATCAAGAAAAGAACAAATAATATTTATGAACTGGTGGTGGCCCTTGCCAAACGTGCGCGACAAATCAATGAAGAACGCCGGGCTCGTTTGCACATGGAAATTAATACAAACGATGAATTTGAGGACTTGGAAGACGCCCTCAATCTTCGTCCTTTGGAAGGCCATGTTTTTGAACGAAAAATCAAGCCCACGCGTCAGGCGATTGAAGAGTTTTTTCAGGGTAAACTGGAAATCAAGTATCCCGAAAACAACGTGAATTCCGAATGA
- the gmk gene encoding guanylate kinase: MRDFVGKGLLCVLSSPSGGGKTSVIREILRRKPDYTYSISATTRPRRGHEKDGIDYYFLSKKDFEEGIKRGDFIEWAEVHGHLYGTPRESIEVKLKQGKVVLLDIDVEGGMAIKRLYTDRALLIFLKPPSVETLVERLKKRSTETEAQIKKRLERIPKEMAFADFYDVVIINDDFDQTVNQVIEAIETYRKQVEVKKNG; the protein is encoded by the coding sequence ATGAGGGACTTTGTGGGGAAAGGATTACTCTGTGTTCTGTCATCACCTTCGGGTGGTGGAAAAACCTCGGTTATTCGGGAAATTCTGAGAAGGAAGCCTGATTACACCTATTCGATTTCGGCCACAACCCGACCCCGGCGCGGGCACGAGAAGGACGGAATAGATTATTATTTCTTAAGCAAAAAGGACTTTGAAGAAGGGATAAAACGAGGGGATTTTATTGAGTGGGCCGAAGTGCACGGGCACCTGTACGGAACTCCCCGGGAATCCATAGAAGTAAAATTGAAACAGGGGAAGGTTGTTTTGCTGGATATTGACGTGGAGGGGGGAATGGCAATCAAAAGGCTCTACACCGATCGGGCCTTGTTGATTTTCCTGAAACCCCCGTCCGTTGAAACACTTGTCGAGCGTTTGAAAAAGCGGTCGACTGAAACAGAGGCACAGATCAAAAAACGCCTGGAACGGATTCCAAAGGAAATGGCATTTGCCGATTTTTACGACGTGGTCATTATTAACGACGATTTTGATCAAACCGTTAACCAAGTGATAGAAGCAATTGAAACCTATCGAAAGCAAGTGGAGGTAAAAAAGAATGGTTGA
- a CDS encoding uracil-DNA glycosylase encodes MAEMTEIVPDFLTYLRQQQEIYGDGYLVSKEEADEIIELFRKKELTLQEFYEAIKDCQRCPLSETRTHLVFGDGNEKADLMLIGEAPGRDEDLSGVPFVGRAGQLLNKILEAIQFKREDVYIANIIKCRPPNNRDPLPSEVEKCEPYLKKQIEIIKPKLILALGRIAGQTLLRTNASLTALRGKVHNYHGIKLVVTYHPAALLRNPHWKKPTWEDVQFLRKLYDEEVGKKE; translated from the coding sequence ATGGCTGAAATGACAGAAATAGTGCCCGATTTTTTAACATACCTCAGGCAGCAACAAGAGATTTATGGAGACGGATATTTGGTATCAAAAGAAGAAGCCGACGAAATCATTGAACTGTTTCGGAAAAAAGAGCTGACACTGCAGGAATTTTATGAAGCGATCAAGGACTGCCAGAGATGTCCTCTGTCGGAAACGCGAACGCACCTTGTTTTTGGGGATGGAAACGAAAAAGCCGATCTGATGCTCATCGGAGAGGCTCCGGGCAGGGATGAAGATCTGAGCGGCGTCCCCTTTGTGGGAAGAGCCGGCCAGCTTTTGAATAAAATACTGGAGGCCATCCAATTTAAGCGGGAGGATGTGTACATCGCCAATATTATAAAATGCCGGCCCCCCAATAACCGGGATCCGTTGCCATCCGAAGTCGAAAAATGTGAACCGTATTTGAAAAAACAGATCGAAATCATAAAACCCAAACTTATTCTGGCATTGGGCCGCATTGCAGGACAAACGCTCCTGCGGACCAACGCCTCACTGACCGCGCTGCGAGGGAAAGTGCACAATTATCACGGGATCAAATTGGTGGTCACCTACCATCCTGCAGCGTTATTGAGAAATCCCCACTGGAAAAAACCCACGTGGGAGGATGTGCAATTTTTGCGAAAATTATACGATGAAGAAGTAGGCAAAAAAGAATAA
- the dnaB gene encoding replicative DNA helicase, translated as MNYRNYRTKNQQRDPNRASNYDRVPPQAVDAEKSVLGAMLLSREAIGKVIEILDEQSFYLENHRKIFQVAIDLYDRNEPVDILTISEEMKKHPATSSIQAGGNGDSPKTWLDEVGGSYYLTELAESVPTAANVEHYAKIVLEKALLRQLITVAADITEDSYRADEDVFDIIDRSEQRIFSLSERRLRKGFLTLDSVLHETFEEIEELHHKDSGVTGVPTGFKELDEMTSGFQRSDLVIIAGRPSMGKTAFSLNIARHAAVEAGVPVGIFSLEMANYQLAMRMLCSEARINSHLLRTGRLAEEDWPKLSLAVGKLASAPIYIDDTPGLNLLELRAKARRLRADKGLGMLIIDYLQLLQGPKNAESRQQEISSISRSLKALAKELNIPVIALSQLSRAVESRGGDKRPMLSDLRESGAIEQDADVVIFIYRPERYGETMDKDGNSLEGVAEIIIGKQRNGPIGTVKLTFLSDYARFENAFFTDMDVIPGV; from the coding sequence GTGAATTACAGGAATTACAGAACAAAAAATCAGCAGAGAGATCCCAACCGGGCATCCAACTACGATCGGGTTCCCCCCCAGGCTGTGGATGCCGAAAAATCGGTGTTGGGAGCCATGCTTCTGAGCCGGGAGGCCATCGGGAAGGTCATCGAAATTTTGGATGAGCAATCCTTTTATCTGGAAAATCACCGTAAAATTTTTCAGGTGGCCATTGACCTTTACGACCGGAATGAACCGGTTGATATTTTGACGATTTCCGAGGAAATGAAAAAACACCCGGCTACTTCATCAATTCAGGCTGGCGGAAACGGCGATAGTCCGAAAACCTGGCTGGATGAGGTGGGCGGAAGTTATTATTTGACGGAGTTGGCTGAAAGTGTTCCGACCGCTGCCAACGTTGAACATTACGCCAAGATTGTTCTGGAAAAGGCGCTCTTACGCCAGTTGATCACCGTAGCGGCCGATATTACGGAAGACAGCTATCGGGCCGATGAGGACGTATTCGATATTATTGACCGGTCGGAACAGCGCATCTTTTCCTTGTCGGAACGCAGGCTGCGGAAGGGATTTCTTACACTCGATTCCGTTTTGCATGAAACCTTTGAAGAGATTGAGGAGTTGCACCACAAGGACTCCGGAGTGACGGGTGTTCCCACCGGATTTAAGGAATTGGACGAAATGACCTCCGGCTTTCAGCGCTCAGACCTGGTCATTATTGCCGGACGTCCCTCCATGGGAAAAACGGCGTTTAGCTTGAACATCGCCCGGCACGCGGCCGTAGAGGCGGGTGTTCCCGTTGGAATTTTTAGTCTGGAAATGGCCAACTATCAACTGGCCATGCGGATGCTCTGTTCGGAGGCACGCATTAATTCACACTTGTTGCGTACGGGTCGATTGGCAGAAGAAGACTGGCCCAAACTCAGCCTTGCCGTGGGAAAATTGGCATCGGCACCCATTTACATCGATGACACCCCCGGTCTAAACCTTCTGGAATTGCGTGCGAAGGCCAGGCGGCTTCGAGCCGATAAAGGATTGGGGATGTTAATCATCGATTATTTGCAGCTTCTTCAGGGGCCCAAGAATGCGGAAAGCCGCCAGCAGGAAATTTCCAGTATCTCCCGCTCGTTAAAGGCCCTGGCGAAGGAACTGAATATTCCGGTCATTGCCTTGTCTCAGCTGTCGAGAGCAGTGGAGTCCCGGGGAGGAGATAAACGCCCGATGTTGTCCGATTTACGGGAATCGGGTGCTATTGAACAGGACGCGGATGTGGTTATTTTTATTTACCGTCCCGAACGATATGGTGAAACAATGGATAAAGACGGAAATTCGCTTGAAGGCGTGGCCGAAATCATTATCGGAAAACAGAGAAACGGTCCCATTGGAACCGTAAAATTAACCTTTTTAAGTGACTATGCGCGATTTGAAAATGCATTTTTTACCGATATGGATGTTATTCCGGGTGTTTAA
- a CDS encoding YicC family protein: protein MIISMTGFGRGDCKNNELEVSVEVRSVNNRFWDVTLRTPKSLSAHEQAIKDVTRKYISRGRISIYVSVKSVNPENLGIQLDHDLVRAYKKLLEDLKETAQIEEPVRIEHLTQFSDIFTVENVEEESAETWVCTQKALEKALESLNEMRRKEGETLGKDIKNRISKLNQYIEEIEIISKQHIPEEYAAMKDRLREILESPEIDTSRLETEIAILSDKLDVTEECVRFKSHTGMFLDLMNSNELVGRKLNFLLQEMNREVNTIGAKSNCAEISHRAVFMKEEIEKIREQVQNIE, encoded by the coding sequence ATGATTATCAGTATGACGGGTTTTGGCAGGGGGGATTGTAAAAATAACGAATTGGAAGTATCGGTTGAGGTTCGTTCGGTTAATAACCGGTTCTGGGATGTGACGCTTCGGACTCCCAAATCCCTTTCAGCGCACGAACAGGCTATCAAAGACGTCACCCGGAAGTACATTTCCAGGGGGCGCATCAGTATTTACGTCTCGGTGAAATCCGTAAATCCGGAGAATCTTGGTATTCAGTTGGACCATGATCTGGTTCGTGCGTATAAAAAACTTCTGGAAGACTTAAAAGAAACAGCCCAAATTGAAGAACCGGTCAGGATTGAGCACCTGACCCAGTTTTCGGATATCTTTACAGTTGAAAATGTGGAGGAGGAATCTGCAGAGACCTGGGTGTGTACCCAAAAAGCCCTGGAAAAAGCCCTGGAAAGCCTGAATGAAATGCGCAGGAAAGAAGGGGAAACCCTGGGAAAAGACATAAAAAATCGGATTTCCAAATTAAATCAATATATAGAAGAAATAGAGATTATCTCCAAACAACACATTCCCGAAGAGTACGCGGCCATGAAGGACCGGCTCAGAGAGATTCTGGAATCACCTGAAATTGACACCAGTCGTCTGGAAACGGAAATCGCCATTTTATCGGACAAATTGGATGTAACCGAAGAATGCGTGCGGTTTAAAAGCCACACGGGCATGTTTTTGGATTTAATGAATTCGAATGAACTTGTTGGTCGAAAGCTCAATTTTTTACTGCAGGAAATGAACCGTGAAGTAAACACGATCGGGGCAAAGTCCAATTGTGCGGAAATTTCACACCGTGCCGTATTTATGAAGGAAGAAATCGAGAAAATCAGGGAGCAAGTTCAAAACATTGAATAG
- the mutS gene encoding DNA mismatch repair protein MutS translates to MAENTPLMEQYWSVKNQHKNEILFFRMGDFYELFYDDARTASKVLGLTLTSRGHGAAGDVPLAGFPHHALEGYLAKMIRAGYKVAICEQVEDPKKAKKLVKREVTEIVTPGTILTDNLLDSKQNNYLIGIYFRKNTCGFSKVDLSTGEFVVAEFPLAAMEEQVLNARPSEVVLSEEHADYFKKHVRNIPGFTLTLLEDWLFSRQYAYEILTDHFKTNSLKGFGIDSMSEGVSAAGAVLHYLKENQKNELNHIRKIRLYNPGEFMILDPATLRNLEILETLSDGGREGSLFSVIDRTLTPMGGRLLRQWVQSPLRDVRKIRERLDGVEELVNHSKVRQKLETVLKDINDLERLVSRASTRRANAKDLVAIRFSLEILPEIQDILSDVEALTLDHIRSNLNPLPELTRELARALADNPPLTITDGGIIRSGYNAELDELREISSSGKKWIANLRNLERERTGISSLKIGYNKVFGYYIEVTKPHLSKVPAEYIRKQTLVNAERFITPELKEYEEKIVGAEEKMASLEYELFDELRVKVAQQAEIIQQNARLIAELDTLLSLAIVAEVQKYKKPIVNESDQIIIRNGRHPVVETLLPIGETFIPNDTEISNQKQQILVITGPNMAGKSTYIRQVGLIVLLAQMGSFVPADSAEIGVVDRIFTRVGASDNLAGGESTFLVEMNEMANILNNATSRSLLLLDEIGRGTSTFDGLSIAWSIVEFLHNTPEVAAKTLFATHYHELTELELILPRVKNYNVSVKEWGDKIIFLRKIVPGGSDQSYGIQVARLAGLPKEVISRAKEVLANLEADVLTPNREPKIARHRRASARERALQMDLFETENREIKQALESIDVNRLTPLEALLKLNELKSLINGQNKRNS, encoded by the coding sequence ATGGCAGAAAATACACCCTTAATGGAACAATACTGGTCGGTCAAAAACCAGCATAAAAACGAAATTCTTTTTTTCAGAATGGGGGATTTCTACGAGCTTTTCTACGACGATGCCCGAACGGCCTCAAAGGTGCTCGGACTCACTCTGACCTCGCGGGGCCATGGCGCGGCGGGTGATGTTCCGCTGGCGGGATTTCCGCATCACGCCCTGGAGGGGTATCTGGCCAAAATGATCCGGGCAGGTTACAAGGTGGCCATCTGCGAACAGGTGGAAGATCCAAAAAAAGCCAAAAAACTGGTCAAGCGCGAGGTCACCGAAATCGTAACACCGGGCACCATTCTTACCGACAATCTCTTGGACAGCAAACAGAACAATTATTTGATTGGCATCTATTTCAGAAAAAACACCTGCGGCTTTTCCAAGGTTGATCTTTCTACGGGTGAGTTTGTTGTCGCGGAATTTCCGCTTGCGGCAATGGAGGAACAGGTGCTCAATGCCCGGCCGTCGGAGGTTGTTCTTTCCGAGGAACACGCAGACTATTTTAAAAAACACGTGCGAAATATTCCGGGGTTTACCCTTACCCTTTTGGAGGATTGGCTTTTTTCCAGGCAATATGCTTACGAAATCCTTACCGATCATTTTAAGACCAATTCACTAAAAGGCTTCGGAATCGATTCCATGTCGGAGGGGGTCAGCGCGGCCGGTGCGGTTTTGCACTATCTGAAAGAAAACCAAAAAAATGAGCTGAATCATATTCGTAAAATCCGGCTGTATAATCCGGGGGAGTTTATGATTCTGGATCCGGCCACGCTTCGGAATCTGGAGATTCTGGAAACCCTCTCGGACGGAGGGCGCGAGGGAAGTCTCTTCTCCGTCATTGACCGCACCCTCACCCCCATGGGAGGGCGGCTGCTGCGCCAGTGGGTGCAGAGTCCGCTCCGGGACGTCCGGAAAATCCGGGAGCGTCTGGACGGTGTGGAAGAGTTGGTGAATCACTCCAAAGTGCGGCAAAAACTGGAAACCGTGTTGAAAGATATTAATGATTTGGAACGTCTGGTTTCCCGGGCAAGTACCCGCCGTGCGAATGCAAAAGATCTGGTGGCCATTCGTTTCTCATTGGAAATCCTGCCGGAGATTCAGGACATCCTTTCGGATGTGGAGGCACTGACCCTCGATCATATTCGGAGCAATTTGAATCCGCTTCCCGAGCTTACCCGGGAGCTGGCGCGGGCTCTGGCCGACAACCCGCCCCTGACCATCACCGACGGAGGCATTATTCGCAGCGGCTACAACGCAGAATTAGACGAGCTGCGTGAGATTTCTTCTTCCGGAAAAAAATGGATTGCCAATCTGAGAAATCTGGAACGCGAGCGCACAGGGATTTCTTCTCTAAAAATAGGTTACAACAAGGTGTTCGGCTACTATATTGAAGTGACCAAACCCCACCTGTCCAAGGTTCCTGCCGAATACATTCGTAAGCAAACGCTGGTTAACGCGGAACGTTTTATTACACCGGAGTTGAAAGAGTACGAGGAAAAGATTGTTGGTGCCGAAGAGAAAATGGCTTCGCTGGAATATGAGCTGTTCGACGAGCTGCGGGTAAAGGTGGCCCAGCAGGCCGAAATCATTCAGCAAAATGCCCGGCTCATTGCCGAGTTGGATACGCTCTTGTCGCTGGCGATTGTGGCGGAGGTACAAAAGTATAAAAAGCCCATTGTAAATGAATCCGACCAAATTATTATTCGGAACGGGCGGCATCCGGTGGTGGAAACGCTTCTGCCCATCGGAGAAACCTTTATTCCCAACGATACGGAAATCAGCAATCAGAAACAGCAAATTCTGGTGATTACGGGACCGAACATGGCCGGAAAATCCACGTATATTCGGCAGGTCGGACTCATTGTTTTGTTGGCACAAATGGGCAGTTTTGTTCCGGCCGATTCGGCTGAAATTGGTGTGGTCGATCGCATTTTCACGAGGGTGGGAGCCTCTGACAACCTGGCCGGAGGAGAAAGCACCTTTCTCGTAGAAATGAACGAGATGGCCAATATTCTTAACAACGCAACATCCAGAAGTCTGCTTTTATTGGATGAAATTGGACGGGGAACCAGCACATTTGACGGGTTGTCCATTGCCTGGAGCATCGTGGAATTTCTGCACAATACGCCGGAGGTGGCGGCAAAAACGCTTTTTGCGACCCATTATCATGAATTAACGGAACTTGAATTGATTTTACCCCGTGTAAAAAACTACAATGTTTCGGTGAAAGAATGGGGAGATAAAATTATCTTCTTAAGAAAAATTGTTCCCGGGGGAAGCGACCAGAGCTACGGCATTCAGGTTGCCCGGCTGGCGGGGCTTCCCAAAGAGGTGATTTCCCGGGCAAAAGAAGTGTTGGCAAATCTGGAAGCCGATGTTCTTACACCCAACCGTGAACCCAAAATTGCCCGCCACCGGCGCGCCTCTGCACGGGAAAGGGCCCTTCAAATGGATTTGTTTGAAACAGAGAATCGTGAAATCAAACAGGCGCTTGAATCCATTGATGTGAATCGGCTGACCCCTCTGGAAGCCCTTCTGAAACTAAATGAGCTGAAGTCACTCATCAACGGGCAAAACAAGAGGAATAGTTGA
- the coaBC gene encoding bifunctional phosphopantothenoylcysteine decarboxylase/phosphopantothenate--cysteine ligase CoaBC, with product MKWFENKKILFGVTGGIAAYKACELVRELKKQGADVQVAMTQAAQKFVSPLTFETLTDQDVLTEMFPAQKRVGTRHIDIPRMVDRVFICPATANFISKVAHGIADDLLSTMVMVAGAEKTVFCPAMNTDMYMNPIFQENMKRLEKMGYRFVSPETGELACHTEGVGRLASKERIVDIFKRELMGSSELKGHSILVTAGPTEEPLDPVRFITNASTGKMGFAIAEAAALAGAEVTLISGPTHLRPFTGVRFVRVRTALEMREAVLKAYERANGVIMAAAVSDYRPATYSNQKTKKGAGKLVLELEKNPDILKELGRNKNGRILIGFAVETTNELEYGQQKLIEKNLDMIVVNNSQREGAGFGGDTNIVTFLMRSGERQELPKLTKFEVAQRIIRQYSRIGGERFQK from the coding sequence ATGAAGTGGTTTGAAAATAAAAAGATTCTCTTTGGCGTGACCGGAGGAATTGCCGCCTACAAAGCCTGTGAATTGGTACGCGAGCTGAAAAAACAGGGTGCCGATGTTCAGGTGGCCATGACGCAGGCGGCCCAAAAATTTGTTTCGCCGCTCACATTTGAAACCCTGACCGATCAGGATGTTCTGACGGAGATGTTTCCCGCGCAAAAACGGGTCGGAACACGCCATATCGATATTCCCAGAATGGTGGACCGGGTTTTTATTTGTCCGGCAACCGCCAACTTTATTTCGAAAGTGGCACACGGCATTGCCGACGATTTACTTTCGACCATGGTGATGGTTGCAGGAGCGGAGAAGACGGTATTCTGTCCGGCCATGAATACGGATATGTACATGAACCCCATTTTTCAGGAGAATATGAAGCGTCTGGAAAAAATGGGCTACCGGTTTGTGTCACCGGAGACCGGAGAATTGGCCTGTCACACGGAAGGTGTGGGCCGGCTGGCCAGTAAAGAGAGAATTGTTGATATCTTTAAAAGGGAATTAATGGGATCAAGTGAGCTAAAGGGACATTCCATTCTTGTGACGGCCGGTCCCACGGAGGAGCCTCTGGATCCGGTGCGTTTCATTACAAATGCGTCCACCGGGAAAATGGGGTTTGCAATAGCGGAAGCGGCGGCCCTGGCCGGTGCTGAAGTAACACTCATCTCTGGTCCGACCCATCTTCGCCCCTTTACGGGTGTGAGGTTTGTGCGGGTTCGGACGGCCCTGGAAATGCGGGAGGCCGTTCTGAAGGCGTATGAAAGGGCAAACGGCGTCATTATGGCGGCAGCCGTATCGGATTACCGGCCTGCCACTTATTCCAATCAGAAAACAAAAAAGGGCGCCGGAAAGCTCGTACTGGAGCTGGAAAAAAATCCCGACATTCTGAAGGAATTGGGGAGAAATAAAAATGGCCGGATTCTTATTGGGTTTGCCGTTGAAACCACCAACGAGCTGGAATATGGTCAGCAAAAGCTCATTGAAAAAAATCTGGACATGATCGTGGTCAATAATTCTCAACGGGAAGGCGCAGGGTTCGGCGGGGATACGAATATTGTAACCTTTTTAATGCGTTCGGGGGAGCGGCAGGAGCTGCCGAAATTAACCAAGTTTGAAGTGGCCCAACGCATTATCCGACAGTACAGTCGAATTGGTGGCGAGCGGTTTCAAAAATAG
- a CDS encoding DUF370 domain-containing protein, with amino-acid sequence MDYQMISVGYKNIVARNRIIAIVSPNSRPVKNLILQAREKGKLVDATLGKRTKSVIITDSDHVILSTNSTDTLSQRIKDMNHKNS; translated from the coding sequence TTGGACTATCAGATGATTAGTGTAGGATACAAGAATATAGTTGCCAGAAACAGGATTATTGCCATTGTTTCTCCAAATTCCAGGCCGGTCAAGAATTTGATTCTTCAAGCACGGGAAAAAGGCAAGCTGGTTGATGCCACACTGGGAAAGCGCACAAAATCCGTTATTATCACCGATAGCGACCATGTAATCCTTTCGACCAATTCCACGGACACATTGTCCCAGCGCATCAAGGACATGAACCATAAGAATTCATGA
- a CDS encoding PorV/PorQ family protein: protein MKRKWVILLGVFFILGGLKALEAGEITVAKYAGDFMSNGVGARALGMGGSYVAVAQGEIAAYWNPAGLARMNYPQISLMHVERFSGIVKYDFLGISRPFGEKATLAFSLARTGVDDIPITALRNPNLPVGAAYEDAQGNLVRNWVFVEKWTKYVDYVAYVSYARIWKDRWFLGGNIKMVYKGAADHSAWGLGFDVSLLNNPWKNLWLGANLQDATTTFLAWDTGRTELIVPTLKWGAAYPFHFYKFNITPAFDINTQFEGIRYGAQANVGAVSFDFHEGAEVSYKNLLAFRIGSDRGHLALGAGFHLPRLNIDYAFLSHNALGETHQISLSLTLEDAKFKRK from the coding sequence ATGAAACGTAAATGGGTCATTCTGTTGGGTGTGTTTTTCATTTTGGGGGGATTGAAGGCTCTGGAAGCGGGAGAGATTACGGTTGCAAAGTATGCCGGTGATTTTATGTCCAATGGGGTGGGCGCGCGGGCCCTCGGCATGGGGGGAAGCTATGTGGCCGTAGCCCAGGGAGAAATTGCCGCCTATTGGAACCCGGCCGGTTTGGCCCGAATGAACTACCCGCAGATCAGTTTGATGCATGTGGAGCGTTTCAGCGGAATTGTGAAGTACGATTTTCTGGGCATCTCCAGACCCTTTGGGGAAAAAGCCACTCTGGCATTTAGCCTGGCACGCACCGGTGTGGACGACATTCCCATTACGGCACTCCGAAATCCCAATCTGCCAGTGGGCGCTGCCTACGAGGATGCACAAGGAAACCTGGTACGAAATTGGGTGTTTGTGGAGAAATGGACGAAATATGTCGATTACGTGGCCTATGTTTCCTATGCCCGGATCTGGAAAGACCGGTGGTTTCTGGGGGGGAACATCAAAATGGTTTACAAAGGCGCAGCCGATCACTCGGCCTGGGGCCTGGGGTTTGATGTGAGTCTATTGAACAACCCCTGGAAGAACCTCTGGCTTGGGGCAAATCTTCAGGATGCAACAACCACCTTTCTGGCCTGGGATACGGGACGCACGGAATTGATTGTGCCGACACTCAAATGGGGAGCGGCTTATCCGTTTCATTTTTATAAATTTAATATCACACCGGCATTCGATATAAATACGCAGTTCGAGGGGATTCGATACGGGGCCCAGGCAAATGTGGGAGCCGTCAGTTTTGATTTTCATGAAGGCGCGGAGGTATCCTACAAAAATCTATTGGCCTTTCGCATTGGCAGCGACCGCGGTCATCTGGCTCTGGGTGCCGGATTCCATCTCCCGCGTCTCAATATCGACTATGCCTTTTTGTCGCACAACGCTTTGGGAGAAACGCACCAAATTTCATTGTCTCTTACCCTTGAAGATGCTAAATTCAAACGGAAATAA